One window of the Colletotrichum destructivum chromosome 6, complete sequence genome contains the following:
- a CDS encoding Putative DNA polymerase V/Myb-binding protein 1A, with product MTKTASAKRKRAEREALKAADSNKRAKNSHNATSADGSNTPDPNDASDGGNAATKNGPRLPKMLQEKKLFVENSTGKDRVREAKLYDLLSSENESDRLEAAAAIISSLLDGEGVPEAVLQRHLDWRLFRGLASGRAASRLGYSVVLTEILSQLLGPPKNLSRDKYPGLTFENVLGMLMERTHVGGNMPGQEERDLWFGQLFGLECFVRARILFIPEEGPERWNEVLRLLVKLGNKKVWLRPQCGWVVAQALAQLDRNRVEMVLQQLVELGWAKTPEGVGIWLVAFEQCPDLSSGDHAKHHHPLASRNLGELAGILKESGQDDVEKQQQQQQHQRRGGFSKNKQANWTPQLHFVWDLIVRHFLRRGPEHVDEFRAFWKRVVDDNFFAKTATEGQKFRGFLVFQKMLQSYADIDDLLDVLFSRNLMTCLINQAAQEDRFLHRAALKTCKVIEETSAAHPEATGIILDNLINNNGLYRFDVMTKSKTVDKILQHVKAETGEDIIQVLSGPVMKTSTTSKDINVVKLDLRVYIEYIFRLATSAPETALLELTSLAYAKPIWIPENANSLVTELSRSRLQSAFAKLSRKAEDSNYLCTAVLSINPEYIRMEGEMKKEVNSARKRLEKLLKKSASAGENASDEVKIAQGLALLHSIAIFQLYNEEPDAFQLLSDLKEYQTRLQTDEEGAAEFLVEILLALVSQQSSLLREVSQRVFGNFTARVSPKALELLLDVLAADESAKGQQSLFDDVNADDMDVEDLEEDGEDDSDDSLGSDVEVDSDVEFVALDAGDGEDEEDEDENEESGSNDDDEEADPEAGKNLEALDDALSKILNSHRLDKDQEAESSDDDSDMSDSDMLELDNKLAEVFKQRAKAAPSKKKERKAAKESVVNFKRRVLDLLEIYVRNEAANPTALAILQPLLELVRTSTIKTLSDRAFELIKDYQKRLRKARSGAVGKESKADEALALAVLRAVYEELKAGETKAHAKAAVPACLIAASSVFHAGKGDRSVVDAVVGIIEAGSAVQEEMKKAWEEWCRNHEALKKKAAAGDSGMAK from the exons ATGACCAAGACGGCGAGCGCAAAGCGCAAGCGCGCCGAGAGAgaggccctcaaggccgccgatTCCAACAAGCGCGCAAAGAACTCCCACAACGCCACCTCGGCCGATGGCAGCAACACCCCCGACCCCAACGATGCCTCCGATGGCGGCAATGCCGCCACGAAGAACGGCCCCAGGCTGCCCAAGATGCtccaggagaagaagctcttcGTCGAGAACTCCACCGGCAAGGACCGCGTGCGCGAGGCGAAGCTGTACGACCTCCTCAGTAGCGAGAACGAGTccgaccgcctcgaggccgccgctgccatcatctccagcctcctcgacggcgagggcgtaCCAGAGGCCGTGCTGCAGCGCCATCTCGACTGGCGCTTGTTTCGCGGCCTTGCGAGCGGGAGAGCCGCCTCGAGGCTGGGATACAGTGTCGTCCTGACCGAGATTCTTagccagcttctcggccccCCGAAGAACCTAAGCCGCGACAAGTACCCCGGCTTGACCTTCGAAAACGTTCTGGGGATGCTCATGGAGAGGACGCACGTCGGCGGTAACATGCCGGGTCAAGAGGAGCGGGATCTGTGGTTTGGCCAGCTGTTCGGCCTCGAGTGCTTCGTGCGCGCGAGGATCCTTTTCATCCCCGAAGAGGGCCCCGAGAGGTGGAACGAGGTGCTGAGGCTGCTTGTGAAGCTGGGAAACAAAAAGGTCTGGCTGCGGCCGCAGTGCGGGTGGGTCGTCGCCCAGGCGCTGGCCCAGCTCGACCGGAACCGCGTTGAGATGgtcctgcagcagctcgtcgaaTTGGGCTGGGCCAAGACccccgagggcgtcggcatctggctcgtcgccttcgagCAGTGTCCCGATCTGAGCAGCGGCGACCACGCGAAACATCACCATCCCTTGGCATCTAGAAATCTGGGCGAGCTGGCGGGTATCCTGAAGGAAAGTGGTCAGGACGATGTGGagaagcaacagcagcagcagcagcaccaaaGAAGAGGCGGCTTCAGCAAGAACAAACAGGCCAATTGGACGCCGCAGCTCCACTTTGTCTGGGACCTCATTGTGCGCCACTTCCTGCGTAGGGGGCCTGAGCATGTCGACGAATTCAGGGCGTTCTGGAAGCGCGTTGTTGATG ACAACTTCTTTGCAAAGACCGCCACCGAGGGACAGAAATTTAGAGGATTCCTGGTCTTCCAGAAGATGCTCCAGAGCTAtgccgacatcgacgacctccttgACGTTTTGTTCAGCAGAAACCTGATGACCTGCCTCATCAACCAAGCCGCGCAGGAGGACCGCTTCCTACAccgcgccgccctcaagACCTGCAAGGTTATCGAGGAGACGTCCGCCGCGCACCCCGAGGCCACAGGTAtcatcctcgacaacctgatcaacaacaacggcctgTACCGCTTCGACGTCATGACCAAGAGCAAGACGGTCGATAAGATTCTTCAACATGTGAAGGCTGAGACGGGCGAGGATATCATCCAGGTTCTGAGCGGGCCTGTCATGAAGACCTCTACCACATC AAAGGACATCAACGTCGTCAAGCTCGACCTCCGCGTCTACATCGAATACATCTTCCGTCTGGCCACCTCGGCACCGGAAACCGCGCTCCTGGAGCTGACGTCGCTCGCATACGCCAAGCCCATATGGATCCCGGAGAACGCAAACTCACTAGTGACGGAACTTAGCAGAAGCCGTCTCCAGTCCGCATTCGCCAAGCTCTCACGAAAGGCCGAGGATTCGAACTATCTCTGCACCGCGGTTCTATCCATCAACCCCGAGTACATCCGTATGGAAGGCGAGATGAAGAAAGAAGTCAACTCAGCGCGCAAGCGCTTGGAGAAACTCCTGAAGAAAAGCGCCTCCGCGGGGGAGAATGCCTCGGACGAGGTCAAGATCGCACAAGGCTTGGCTCTCCTCCATTCCATCGCTATTTTTCAGCTTTACAACGAGGAGCCGGACGCGTTCCAGCTCCTGAGCGACCTGAAGGAGTACCAGACTCGTCTgcagacggacgaggagggtgccGCCGAGTTCCTGGTCGAAATTCTTCTCGCTCTCGTTTCCCAGCAGTCGTCGCTCTTGCGAGAGGTTTCGCAACGGGTGTTTGGAAACTTTACCGCTCGCGTCTCCCCCAAGGCCttggagctgctgcttgaCGTTCTCGCGGCCGATGAAAGTGCCAAGGGACAGCAGTCGCTGTTCGATGACGTCAATGCCGACGATATGGATGTTGAAGACTTGGAAGaggacggcgaagatgaTTCGGACGACTCGCTCGGCTCCGATGTTGAGGTGGACTCAGATGTTGAATTCGTCGccctcgatgccggcgacggcgaggacgaagaggatgaagatgagaACGAGGAATCTGGATccaatgacgacgacgaggaggccgaccCCGAAGCGGGCAAGAAccttgaggccctcgacgacgccctcagCAAGATCCTCAACAGCCACCGCCTCGACAAAGACCAGGAGGCCGAgtcctcggacgacgactcggacaTGAGCGACTCAGACATGCTGGAGCTCGACAACAAGCTAGCCGAGGTGTTCAAGCAGCGCgccaaggcggcgccgagcaagaagaaggagcgcaaggccgccaaggagtCGGTCGTCAACTTCAAGCGACGCGTTTTGGACCTGCTCGAGATCTACGTGCGAAACGAGGCGGCGAACCCAACGGCGCTCGCCATCCTGCAGCCACTGCTGGAGCTCGTCCGCACGTCGACCATCAAGACGCTCTCGGACCGGGCTTTCGAGCTGATCAAGGACTATCAGAAGAGGCTGCGCAAGGCGAGATCAGGGGCCGTCGGCAAGGAGAGCAAGGCTGACGAGGCGTTGGCGCTCGCGGTGCTGCGGGCCGTGTATgaggagctcaaggccggcgagaccAAGGCGCACGCCAAGGCGGCCGTGCCGGCGTGCCTGATTGCGGCGTCGAGCGTCTTCCATGCCGGCAAGGGCGACCggtccgtcgtcgacgccgtcgtcgggatcatcgaggccggctcGGCTGTGcaggaggagatgaagaaggcctGGGAAGAGTGGTGCAGGAACCACGAGgccctgaagaagaaggccgccgccggcgattCTGGAATGGCCAAGTAA